In a single window of the Rhodoferax saidenbachensis genome:
- a CDS encoding CHASE2 domain-containing serine/threonine-protein kinase gives MAIVFAAMALHIGTDFIGTMERRFYDFASTSTSRQPSDRIAVIAIDDQSVANIGRWPWPRDVHAKLIDLLAAAKAKTIVHTAFFFEPQVDPGLIFIRKMKAALGASGDAGSNNEQVGKLIAEAEVALDTDAVLAASMQNAGNVLVPSVFTLGEQQGKPDNPLPPYALKSALDENNGFSISATRGQQPIESIGNAAAGIGHLNQFPDVDGAVRLEPLLVNYYGKAVPSMALLAAVKSLNLASSDIRLNAGESVQIGKLRVKTDEAALMLPQFYKGKDGKPAFAVDSFYDVLTGKIPASKYADKIVIVGATAAGVGVQFPVPGNPALSPAETIAHITSSILNEHFIVQPVWGIWATLAVFLLVAAYVVVALPRLSAGMAAGVTLTLFVALLVVEFGMLSAAATWLKLVFPATVLVLGHLALTTKRFLMTEAGKVKADEESAETNRMMGLALQGQGQLDMAFDRFRRVPMNDAVMGNLYSLALDFERKRQFNKAESVYEHMAAFDNNYKDIKSKLSRAKNLSETVMLGGGGGHPGGTMLLDGGAVEKPMLGRYQVEKELGKGAMGVVYLGKDPKIGRVVAIKTMALSQEFAGEELTDARERFFREAETAGRLQHQNIVTIFDAGEEHDLAYIAMEFLKGKDLVDFCKGDHLLPVPVVLSIVARVAEALSYAHKQNVVHRDIKPANIMYEVESDTVKVTDFGIARITDSSKTKTGLVLGTPSFMSPEQLAGKKVDGRSDLYSLGVMLFQMLAGVLPFRGDSMAELMFKIANEEAPDVRVIRPELSETLANIVALALSKRPETRYQDGDQFAADLRGAMEGATAARAGGSGGGVQITDAGGKADFSATLPAMQAVYDKTTVQVARKPDSEEAGGATDLEI, from the coding sequence GTGGCAATTGTCTTTGCTGCCATGGCCCTGCATATAGGGACTGACTTCATCGGCACGATGGAGCGTCGTTTTTACGACTTTGCCAGCACCAGCACCTCCCGCCAGCCCTCGGATCGGATCGCCGTCATTGCCATTGATGACCAGAGTGTTGCCAATATTGGTCGCTGGCCTTGGCCACGCGATGTGCATGCCAAGCTGATTGACCTGCTGGCAGCTGCCAAGGCCAAAACCATCGTTCATACGGCTTTTTTCTTTGAGCCTCAGGTTGATCCCGGTCTTATATTTATCCGAAAAATGAAGGCTGCATTGGGCGCTTCTGGAGATGCCGGCTCGAACAATGAGCAGGTTGGCAAGTTGATTGCCGAGGCGGAAGTGGCACTGGATACGGATGCTGTGCTTGCAGCCAGTATGCAAAACGCAGGCAATGTATTAGTGCCATCGGTTTTTACGCTGGGGGAGCAGCAGGGCAAGCCTGACAACCCCCTGCCGCCTTACGCGCTGAAAAGTGCGCTGGATGAAAACAATGGATTTTCCATTTCCGCCACGCGGGGGCAGCAGCCCATCGAGAGTATTGGAAACGCAGCAGCTGGCATTGGGCATTTGAACCAGTTTCCTGATGTGGATGGTGCCGTTCGGCTCGAACCTTTGCTGGTGAATTACTACGGTAAAGCGGTTCCCTCCATGGCCTTGCTGGCTGCGGTGAAAAGCCTGAATCTGGCTTCCAGCGACATCCGACTCAATGCGGGTGAGTCTGTGCAGATCGGCAAACTCCGAGTCAAAACCGATGAGGCAGCCCTTATGTTGCCCCAGTTCTACAAAGGAAAAGATGGCAAGCCGGCTTTTGCGGTGGACTCTTTTTACGATGTGCTCACCGGCAAAATTCCGGCAAGCAAGTACGCCGACAAAATCGTCATCGTTGGCGCTACGGCAGCAGGCGTGGGCGTGCAATTTCCGGTGCCTGGCAATCCGGCCCTGTCACCCGCGGAGACCATTGCGCACATCACCTCCAGCATCCTGAATGAGCACTTTATTGTCCAGCCGGTTTGGGGTATCTGGGCCACCTTGGCGGTATTTCTGTTGGTGGCGGCCTATGTCGTGGTTGCGCTCCCGCGGCTGTCGGCCGGTATGGCGGCAGGTGTCACTCTGACCCTGTTTGTTGCCTTGCTCGTCGTGGAGTTTGGCATGCTCTCGGCTGCTGCGACCTGGCTGAAGCTCGTGTTTCCTGCCACCGTCCTGGTGCTAGGGCATTTGGCGTTGACCACCAAGCGCTTCCTGATGACAGAGGCTGGCAAGGTGAAGGCAGACGAAGAGTCGGCCGAAACAAACCGCATGATGGGTCTGGCACTGCAGGGCCAAGGGCAGTTGGACATGGCGTTTGACCGTTTTCGCCGGGTCCCCATGAACGATGCCGTCATGGGCAATCTGTACAGCCTGGCGTTGGACTTTGAGCGCAAGCGCCAGTTCAACAAAGCCGAGTCGGTTTATGAACACATGGCTGCGTTTGACAATAACTACAAAGACATCAAGTCCAAACTCAGCCGCGCCAAGAATTTGTCGGAAACCGTCATGTTGGGTGGTGGCGGTGGTCACCCCGGCGGCACCATGCTGCTGGATGGCGGTGCGGTGGAGAAACCCATGCTGGGCCGCTACCAGGTTGAAAAAGAGCTGGGCAAGGGAGCCATGGGGGTGGTGTATCTGGGCAAAGACCCCAAGATTGGCCGTGTTGTCGCCATCAAGACCATGGCTTTGAGCCAGGAGTTTGCCGGCGAGGAGCTCACGGACGCACGCGAGCGCTTTTTCCGCGAGGCAGAGACCGCCGGGCGACTGCAGCACCAGAACATCGTGACTATCTTTGATGCGGGTGAAGAGCATGACCTGGCCTACATCGCCATGGAATTCCTCAAGGGCAAGGACCTTGTCGATTTCTGCAAGGGTGACCATTTGCTGCCCGTCCCCGTGGTTTTGAGTATCGTGGCCCGGGTGGCCGAGGCGCTGTCCTATGCCCACAAACAAAACGTCGTGCACCGGGATATCAAGCCTGCCAACATCATGTACGAGGTGGAGAGCGATACCGTCAAGGTGACAGACTTCGGTATTGCCCGCATTACGGACTCCAGCAAGACCAAGACGGGGCTCGTGCTGGGCACGCCAAGCTTCATGTCGCCGGAGCAACTGGCGGGCAAAAAGGTGGACGGCCGCTCAGACCTTTATTCATTGGGCGTCATGCTGTTTCAAATGCTGGCCGGTGTTTTACCCTTCCGCGGAGACTCCATGGCGGAGTTGATGTTCAAGATCGCCAATGAGGAAGCGCCGGATGTGCGCGTGATTCGGCCGGAGTTGTCGGAAACGCTGGCCAATATTGTTGCGCTTGCTTTGAGCAAGCGTCCGGAGACGCGTTACCAGGATGGAGATCAGTTTGCCGCTGACTTGCGAGGTGCCATGGAAGGCGCGACTGCCGCGCGAGCTGGCGGTTCAGGCGGTGGTGTGCAGATCACGGACGCCGGAGGCAAGGCCGACTTTTCTGCGACGCTCCCTGCCATGCAGGCTGTTTACGACAAGACGACGGTGCAAGTGGCCAGGAAGCCGGACTCCGAGGAAGCTGGCGGCGCAACGGATCTGGAAATCTAA
- a CDS encoding GspE/PulE family protein has product MSAVLPPVGQETPSEQAFYESQKLPSQKRGMTFQALFYRQLHHVTARIHDTENLEQIMLEASQDICKLLNADRLTLYATNEDQTAIISKIKTGLNSSRDLKLPISPQSIAGYAAFSKQPLNLPDVYDEEALKKIHPSLTFLKEVDKRSGYRTKQMLVAPILEGKTLHGVLQVINNKNDEPFGELELDGVAELCKTLATAIRQRMQKAEDGPRKRATKYDGLVADGVLTEEELNKCIQDARNEGQSVEHRLMSDYKIKPAQMGPSLAKFFGVPYEAFNPGRIRSEMLQGVLKREFVVEQGWIPLEESPEGLVIMCMDPEAVRGSRVVPQVFPRIAKFSYRVTTQAEFVETMAQLFGAGADGTTVDELLAGMDGAPLDDGANEDSLESAAADNELVKFVNKVIIDAYNQKVSDIHIEPMPGKFKTGIRFRIDGSLVPYVEVPAHFRQAMVTRLKIMCDLDISERRKPQDGKIKFKKYGPLDIELRVATIPSAGGVEDVVMRILAAGEPIPLEKLGLTPHNKERLEATVSKPYGLFYVCGPTGSGKTTTLHSILKFLNTPDTKIWTAEDPVEITQKGLRQVQINKKAGIDFALVMRAFLRADPDIIMVGESRDKETVSMGVEASLTGHLVFSTLHTNSAPESITRLMDMGMDPFNFADALLGILAQRLAKKLCDCKESYVPDAEELRLFAAEYAEELRHSKAWKEDYAAESKKMVDKWIQTYGENGQIKLYRAVGCDKCNKSGYKGRVGLHELLVADDGVKKLIQERARVAELFAQAVEGGMRTLKMDGMEKIMMGLTDLKMVRSVCIK; this is encoded by the coding sequence ATGAGCGCAGTTCTGCCTCCAGTGGGTCAGGAGACTCCGTCCGAGCAGGCGTTTTATGAATCGCAGAAGCTGCCCTCGCAAAAACGGGGCATGACGTTTCAGGCACTTTTCTATCGGCAGTTGCATCACGTCACGGCGCGCATCCATGACACCGAGAACCTCGAGCAAATCATGTTGGAGGCGAGCCAGGACATCTGCAAGTTGTTGAATGCAGACCGCTTGACCCTGTACGCCACCAACGAAGACCAGACCGCGATCATTTCAAAGATCAAGACGGGCTTGAACAGCAGTCGCGATCTTAAGCTGCCAATTTCTCCGCAGAGCATTGCCGGGTATGCGGCCTTTAGCAAACAACCCCTGAATTTGCCGGATGTCTACGACGAAGAAGCGCTAAAAAAGATCCATCCTTCTTTGACTTTTCTGAAAGAAGTGGACAAACGCTCCGGCTACCGGACCAAGCAGATGCTGGTTGCGCCAATTCTCGAAGGCAAGACGCTGCATGGCGTGCTGCAAGTCATCAATAACAAGAATGATGAGCCTTTTGGAGAGTTAGAACTTGATGGCGTTGCGGAGTTGTGCAAGACCTTAGCTACTGCCATCCGCCAGCGTATGCAAAAGGCGGAAGATGGCCCACGCAAGCGCGCTACCAAGTACGACGGCTTGGTGGCCGATGGGGTGTTGACTGAAGAAGAGCTCAACAAATGCATACAGGATGCCCGCAACGAAGGGCAATCGGTAGAGCACAGGCTCATGAGCGACTACAAGATCAAGCCCGCACAAATGGGCCCGTCGCTTGCCAAGTTTTTTGGGGTCCCTTACGAAGCATTTAATCCGGGGCGCATTCGCTCCGAGATGTTGCAGGGTGTGCTGAAGCGAGAATTTGTCGTAGAGCAAGGCTGGATCCCACTGGAGGAGTCACCCGAAGGCCTTGTCATCATGTGCATGGACCCGGAAGCAGTGCGTGGCTCCCGCGTCGTACCTCAGGTTTTCCCGCGCATTGCGAAATTTTCTTACCGTGTTACGACCCAGGCAGAGTTCGTAGAAACCATGGCGCAGCTGTTTGGCGCCGGGGCGGATGGCACCACGGTAGACGAGTTGCTGGCTGGCATGGACGGTGCGCCTCTGGATGATGGGGCCAATGAAGACTCATTGGAATCCGCTGCAGCAGACAACGAATTGGTCAAGTTCGTCAACAAGGTGATCATTGACGCCTACAACCAGAAGGTGTCTGATATTCACATTGAGCCCATGCCCGGCAAGTTCAAGACGGGTATCCGCTTCCGCATTGACGGCAGCCTCGTGCCTTATGTGGAGGTGCCCGCACATTTCAGGCAGGCCATGGTCACGCGGTTGAAGATCATGTGTGATCTGGATATTTCAGAGCGACGCAAGCCGCAAGACGGCAAGATCAAATTCAAGAAATATGGCCCGCTTGATATCGAGCTGCGGGTTGCCACGATTCCCTCCGCGGGCGGGGTGGAAGATGTGGTTATGCGGATTCTGGCGGCGGGTGAACCCATACCGCTGGAAAAACTGGGTTTGACGCCCCATAACAAGGAACGCCTGGAGGCGACCGTCAGCAAGCCCTACGGATTGTTTTATGTGTGCGGCCCCACAGGCTCTGGTAAAACGACCACGCTGCACTCCATCCTGAAATTCCTGAATACGCCAGATACCAAAATCTGGACGGCAGAAGATCCGGTGGAAATTACCCAAAAGGGGCTGCGCCAGGTACAGATCAACAAGAAAGCGGGCATCGATTTCGCCTTGGTCATGCGTGCCTTTTTGCGTGCAGACCCGGACATCATCATGGTGGGCGAGTCGCGCGACAAGGAGACCGTGTCCATGGGTGTGGAAGCGTCCTTGACGGGGCACCTGGTGTTCTCCACCTTGCACACCAACTCGGCACCAGAGTCCATCACCCGGCTGATGGACATGGGCATGGACCCATTTAACTTTGCGGATGCCTTGCTAGGTATTCTGGCGCAACGGCTTGCCAAAAAGCTATGCGATTGCAAAGAGTCTTATGTGCCGGATGCCGAGGAGCTACGACTGTTTGCGGCGGAATATGCAGAAGAGTTGCGTCATTCCAAGGCCTGGAAAGAGGACTACGCAGCCGAGAGCAAGAAGATGGTAGATAAGTGGATTCAGACCTATGGTGAGAATGGCCAAATCAAGCTCTACAGAGCAGTGGGGTGCGACAAATGCAACAAGAGTGGTTACAAGGGCCGTGTAGGTCTGCATGAACTGCTGGTTGCCGACGATGGTGTCAAGAAGCTCATCCAGGAGCGTGCCCGCGTGGCCGAGTTGTTTGCTCAGGCGGTTGAGGGGGGTATGCGTACCCTGAAAATGGACGGCATGGAGAAGATCATGATGGGGTTGACGGACTTAAAGATGGTTCGGTCGGTGTGTATCAAGTGA
- a CDS encoding CHASE2 domain-containing protein, with the protein MKSIAKHWPRIAVTLLPLVFALLHAVGVVRLDVLQRLDDIIYDARLRATSPKTLDDRIVIVDIDEKSLAEVGRWPWGRNKLGQLVSELFDQQQIALLGFDVVFAEADESSGLVRLNAMAQNEFKDQAGFSERLRQLQATLDYDAVFASALAKRPVVMGYYLTSDRHGHSTGVLPTPIMSQADLQGRAIRSTSWSGYGSNIAPLAKAAPMAGFFNSITDGDGVVRSLPLIAEYKGDYYESLGLSMFRALAGHPAVLPGFSNERFLSRSYQGMDRVLLKQGDKSLAIPVDERVATLVPFRGAGGVDGGSFRYVSASDILAKRITPGSLKDKIVLVGTTAPGLLDLRVTPVGETYPGVETHANLISGLLDGNVLLKPDYALGYDVVMLVLAGLVLAIGLPLLSAPRAVALSVGVLLALAGINFWLYLSYGLVLPLASSLTMALTAFALNMSYGYFVESRSKRELAQLFGTYVPPELVDEMVKDPDSYTMQAANRELTVMFCDMRGFTKMSEQMEPLQLQALLTGVFSRLTSLIRANRGTIDKYMGDCVMAFWGAPVESAEHAHLAVKSAMEMANAVRDINHEHRAQGLPEIGIGIGLNTGTMCVGDMGSNIRRSYTVIGDAVNLGSRLEGLSKAYGVDIVVSESTRKLAPDFAWQELDRVRVKGKEQAVAIFWPLAPAERLNAEAANELKTWANFIKTYRSQNWDQADVLLLNLMRMNVKKYLYQLYSERVASMRLLPFDPEWDGATNFETK; encoded by the coding sequence ATGAAATCAATTGCAAAGCACTGGCCCCGCATCGCAGTGACATTGCTGCCCTTGGTATTCGCTTTGCTGCATGCCGTTGGTGTTGTTCGCCTTGACGTTTTGCAGCGGCTTGACGACATCATTTATGACGCCCGCCTTCGGGCTACCAGCCCCAAAACACTGGATGATCGCATCGTCATTGTCGACATTGACGAGAAGAGTCTTGCCGAGGTAGGCCGCTGGCCTTGGGGGCGCAACAAGCTGGGACAGTTGGTGAGCGAGCTGTTTGACCAGCAGCAGATTGCCTTGTTGGGTTTTGACGTGGTCTTCGCAGAAGCGGACGAAAGTTCGGGGCTTGTCCGGCTCAATGCGATGGCTCAGAACGAATTCAAGGACCAGGCAGGATTTTCAGAGCGTTTGCGCCAACTCCAGGCTACGCTGGATTACGACGCCGTTTTTGCATCCGCGTTGGCAAAACGACCTGTGGTCATGGGCTACTACCTGACCAGTGATCGGCATGGGCATTCAACGGGCGTGTTGCCGACCCCCATCATGTCCCAAGCAGATTTGCAGGGCCGGGCGATACGCAGTACCTCCTGGAGTGGATATGGATCCAACATTGCGCCGTTGGCCAAAGCCGCACCGATGGCGGGCTTCTTCAACTCCATTACTGATGGCGATGGCGTGGTTCGCTCCCTGCCCTTGATTGCGGAATACAAGGGTGACTACTACGAATCCCTCGGGCTGTCCATGTTCCGTGCGTTGGCTGGACACCCTGCTGTATTGCCGGGCTTCTCCAATGAACGATTCCTGTCGCGCAGTTACCAGGGGATGGACCGTGTTTTGCTCAAGCAAGGCGACAAGTCATTGGCCATACCGGTGGATGAACGGGTGGCGACTTTGGTGCCTTTTCGCGGAGCGGGCGGTGTCGATGGCGGCTCATTCCGTTATGTGTCTGCTTCGGACATTCTCGCCAAACGGATCACGCCCGGTAGTCTGAAAGACAAGATTGTGCTGGTCGGTACAACCGCACCTGGCTTGCTGGACTTGCGCGTGACACCCGTGGGAGAGACTTACCCCGGAGTGGAGACGCATGCCAATCTTATTTCCGGCTTGCTGGATGGTAATGTTCTGCTGAAGCCGGACTATGCGCTGGGTTACGACGTCGTGATGCTGGTGCTGGCCGGTCTGGTACTCGCTATTGGACTTCCATTGCTGTCTGCGCCACGTGCAGTGGCACTTAGCGTGGGTGTCCTGCTGGCATTGGCGGGCATCAATTTCTGGCTGTATCTTTCGTATGGCCTGGTTTTACCGTTGGCCTCCTCACTCACTATGGCGTTGACGGCTTTTGCGCTCAACATGAGTTATGGATATTTTGTCGAAAGCCGTTCCAAGCGAGAGCTTGCGCAGCTGTTTGGAACCTACGTGCCGCCAGAGTTGGTGGATGAAATGGTGAAAGACCCCGACAGTTACACCATGCAGGCGGCCAATCGGGAGCTGACGGTGATGTTTTGCGACATGCGGGGGTTCACCAAAATGTCGGAGCAGATGGAGCCTTTGCAATTGCAGGCGCTCTTGACCGGTGTTTTTAGCCGTTTGACCAGTTTGATACGCGCCAATCGAGGAACGATTGACAAGTACATGGGCGATTGCGTCATGGCCTTTTGGGGGGCGCCCGTGGAAAGTGCTGAGCATGCCCACCTGGCCGTGAAATCCGCCATGGAAATGGCCAATGCGGTACGGGACATCAATCACGAACACCGCGCGCAAGGACTCCCGGAAATTGGCATTGGTATCGGCCTGAACACGGGCACCATGTGCGTAGGGGACATGGGTTCCAATATCCGGCGGAGCTACACCGTGATTGGTGACGCCGTTAATCTGGGTTCCCGGCTCGAAGGGTTGTCCAAAGCGTATGGCGTGGATATCGTGGTCAGCGAATCCACACGCAAATTGGCACCTGACTTCGCTTGGCAGGAATTGGACCGTGTGCGTGTCAAGGGCAAGGAGCAGGCGGTTGCCATTTTCTGGCCATTGGCGCCGGCGGAGCGTTTGAATGCGGAAGCCGCGAATGAACTGAAGACTTGGGCCAATTTCATCAAGACCTACAGGTCGCAGAATTGGGATCAGGCAGATGTACTCCTGCTCAATTTAATGCGCATGAATGTCAAAAAATACCTTTACCAGCTCTACTCAGAACGGGTAGCCTCCATGCGTCTGTTGCCATTCGATCCCGAATGGGACGGCGCGACCAATTTTGAAACCAAGTGA
- a CDS encoding Stp1/IreP family PP2C-type Ser/Thr phosphatase encodes MNYHFCAKTDPGRARDNNEDSVVFDEDTDIAILADGMGGYNAGEIASGMATAFIKSELSRWLAEAGHGAKPREVRRAMEICVDNANLSIFNSANSNAHYAGMGTTLVVAAFRDDLLLIGHIGDSRCYRMRAGVLEQITKDHSLLQEQMDAGLITQEQAATSTIKNLVTRALGVEETVLLEVNEYPVEVGDIYLMCSDGLSDMVEDPAIAKIVCSDAELDQKAVQLVDEANANGGRDNISVLLVEVSEATEKRGLIARLLGK; translated from the coding sequence ATGAATTACCACTTTTGCGCAAAAACCGATCCCGGCCGGGCCCGTGACAACAACGAAGATTCGGTGGTGTTTGATGAGGATACCGACATCGCCATTTTGGCGGACGGTATGGGCGGCTATAACGCCGGCGAGATTGCCAGCGGAATGGCAACGGCGTTCATTAAGTCCGAATTGAGCCGCTGGCTCGCGGAGGCTGGCCACGGAGCCAAACCCCGTGAAGTGCGACGGGCGATGGAAATCTGTGTGGACAATGCCAACCTGTCCATCTTCAACTCGGCCAACTCCAATGCACATTACGCTGGCATGGGTACTACGCTGGTCGTGGCCGCCTTTCGGGACGACTTGCTGCTAATCGGCCATATCGGAGACTCACGCTGCTACCGCATGCGTGCCGGAGTGCTGGAGCAGATCACCAAAGACCATTCCTTGCTGCAGGAGCAGATGGATGCAGGTTTGATTACGCAGGAACAGGCCGCAACCTCCACCATCAAGAATCTTGTGACGCGTGCCCTGGGTGTGGAAGAAACAGTGTTGCTGGAAGTCAACGAATATCCAGTAGAAGTCGGCGATATTTACCTGATGTGCTCTGACGGCCTCTCAGATATGGTGGAAGACCCTGCAATCGCTAAAATTGTTTGTTCAGATGCAGAACTCGACCAAAAGGCCGTGCAATTGGTGGATGAAGCCAATGCCAATGGCGGGCGCGACAATATTTCGGTGCTGCTGGTCGAAGTCAGCGAGGCGACTGAAAAGCGGGGTTTAATCGCGAGATTGCTGGGGAAGTAA
- a CDS encoding TerC family protein, with protein MELLQSVDFWIGLLKIVWINIILSGDNAVVIALAARALPPAQQKKAVLWGSGAAVVLRIALTVVAAKLLELSFLQIVGGLLLLWIGVQLLMDDGGEEGHGKHTGSLMAAVRTILIADLVMSLDNVIAVAAAAHGSMVLLVLGLAISIPLVIFGSTLMIRLMERFPVIVMLGAALIGWVGGETIASDTALVEFSASHHWLHYTAAALGATLVLGLGQLLSRRNAAKNT; from the coding sequence ATGGAATTGCTGCAAAGTGTGGACTTCTGGATTGGTCTGCTCAAGATCGTCTGGATCAACATCATCCTTTCGGGCGACAACGCCGTGGTGATTGCGCTAGCAGCGCGCGCCCTACCCCCCGCGCAGCAAAAAAAGGCGGTGCTGTGGGGTTCCGGTGCTGCCGTGGTGTTGCGCATAGCGCTGACCGTGGTGGCCGCCAAACTGCTGGAACTGTCTTTTTTGCAAATCGTGGGCGGCTTGCTGCTGCTGTGGATTGGCGTGCAGTTGCTGATGGATGATGGCGGTGAAGAAGGCCATGGCAAACATACGGGTAGCCTGATGGCGGCCGTGCGTACCATCCTGATTGCCGACTTGGTGATGAGCCTGGATAACGTGATTGCCGTTGCCGCTGCGGCCCATGGCAGCATGGTCTTGCTGGTGCTGGGCTTGGCCATTAGCATTCCGCTGGTGATTTTTGGCAGTACGCTGATGATCCGCTTGATGGAGCGTTTCCCGGTGATCGTGATGCTGGGTGCGGCACTGATCGGTTGGGTCGGCGGTGAGACCATTGCAAGCGACACTGCCTTGGTGGAGTTCTCTGCCTCGCACCACTGGCTGCATTACACAGCGGCTGCATTGGGCGCCACGCTGGTGCTGGGTCTGGGGCAACTGCTGTCCAGACGCAACGCCGCAAAAAACACCTGA
- a CDS encoding FHA domain-containing protein produces the protein MPKMIVSIDEVVIKEVQLTKDRTTLGRRPYNDIVIDNLAVSGEHAVLQMAGGEVVLEDLNSTNGTYVNGKAIKKQPLQNGDSIEIGKYKIKFVGDNAVADFDKTMVVKARPAAAPQAVAASPSGFPSGAGDSVGMGAFHAAIKVLSGAASGREVPLTKVVTTIGKPGVAVAAITKRQHGFVVHHVEGAGNPTLNGAPIGTDPISLKNGDLIELAGTQMQFVQT, from the coding sequence ATGCCGAAAATGATCGTTTCGATCGATGAGGTCGTGATCAAGGAAGTACAGCTCACCAAGGATCGAACCACCTTGGGGCGCAGGCCGTACAACGATATCGTCATTGACAATCTTGCCGTCAGCGGCGAACACGCAGTGCTTCAAATGGCCGGTGGAGAGGTGGTTCTGGAAGATCTCAACAGCACCAATGGCACCTATGTAAATGGCAAAGCCATCAAAAAGCAGCCACTGCAGAATGGCGATTCCATTGAAATTGGCAAGTACAAGATCAAGTTCGTCGGCGACAACGCAGTAGCTGACTTTGACAAAACTATGGTGGTGAAGGCGCGGCCCGCAGCTGCGCCGCAGGCCGTGGCAGCTTCACCGTCCGGATTCCCCAGCGGTGCAGGCGACTCCGTCGGCATGGGCGCTTTCCATGCCGCGATCAAGGTGCTCTCGGGCGCGGCTTCGGGACGCGAAGTGCCGTTGACCAAAGTCGTTACAACCATCGGCAAGCCGGGTGTTGCCGTGGCAGCGATCACCAAGCGCCAGCATGGCTTCGTGGTGCACCATGTGGAGGGTGCGGGTAACCCCACCTTGAATGGCGCACCCATAGGCACAGATCCTATCTCCTTGAAGAATGGAGATCTGATCGAACTGGCCGGTACGCAAATGCAATTTGTGCAAACCTGA
- a CDS encoding TerC family protein: MEEFLSAPFWLAVGQIIMIDILLGGDNAVVIALACRQLPAHLRVKGILWGTAGAIILRVVLIAFALTLLQVPYLKLVGAALLLWIGVKLLAPDGEDEHSNINGSDKLWAAVKTVIVADLVMSVDNVIAIAGAATNAGSQHQMPLVIFGLLVSIPIIIWGSQLVLKLMDRFPVIITFGGMLLGWIAGTMAHTDPALKEILPQTTSWNYGLGVLGALVVLGLGIVVKRRAQPPA, translated from the coding sequence GTGGAAGAATTCCTCTCCGCCCCATTCTGGCTGGCAGTTGGCCAGATCATCATGATCGACATCCTTCTGGGTGGCGACAACGCTGTGGTCATCGCCCTGGCTTGCCGGCAACTACCTGCACACTTGCGCGTCAAGGGCATTCTGTGGGGGACCGCAGGAGCCATCATTTTGCGGGTGGTCCTGATTGCCTTTGCCCTGACTTTGCTGCAGGTGCCCTATCTCAAACTGGTGGGTGCCGCACTGCTGCTGTGGATTGGAGTGAAACTACTGGCGCCTGATGGCGAGGATGAGCATTCCAATATCAATGGCAGTGACAAGCTTTGGGCGGCCGTGAAGACCGTGATCGTGGCCGATCTGGTGATGAGCGTCGACAACGTTATCGCCATTGCTGGCGCGGCCACCAATGCCGGTAGCCAGCACCAGATGCCGCTGGTGATTTTTGGTCTGTTGGTCAGCATTCCCATCATCATCTGGGGCAGCCAGTTGGTCTTAAAGCTGATGGATCGTTTCCCCGTGATCATTACCTTTGGCGGCATGCTGCTGGGATGGATTGCCGGAACCATGGCCCATACCGATCCTGCACTCAAGGAAATCCTGCCGCAAACCACCTCGTGGAACTACGGTCTGGGTGTACTGGGTGCGCTGGTAGTGCTGGGGTTGGGTATCGTGGTCAAGCGACGCGCCCAGCCGCCGGCCTGA
- a CDS encoding 3',5'-cyclic-nucleotide phosphodiesterase gives MKVRVLGCSGAIAKDCRTTSFLIDGEILVDAGTGVGDLTLEEMRRIDDVLLTHSHLDHVAALPLMVDAVAAQRKEPLRIHALAGTIAALKAHIFNNVIWPDFSCIPSVQAPFISFHEIRIGQTLQLRNKLVEVLPAVHTVPAAGFAVTAGQGCWVFTGDTERNPALWARVNQLNVAMLVIETAFSNREQDLAKRSLHLSPMVLADELDCIAKGKNYPIYITHTKPAETELIMAEIQRFDQTQPFGPNVTHDIRWLRAGQEFDI, from the coding sequence GTGAAAGTACGTGTACTGGGCTGCTCAGGGGCTATCGCCAAGGATTGCCGCACCACTTCTTTCCTCATCGATGGAGAGATTCTTGTGGATGCGGGTACGGGTGTCGGTGATTTGACGCTGGAGGAGATGCGCCGCATCGATGACGTGCTGCTAACGCATTCGCATCTGGACCATGTGGCGGCATTGCCGTTGATGGTGGACGCAGTGGCGGCACAACGCAAGGAGCCTTTGCGCATTCACGCACTGGCGGGAACGATTGCTGCGCTCAAGGCCCATATATTCAACAACGTTATCTGGCCTGACTTTAGCTGTATCCCTTCGGTGCAAGCACCTTTTATCAGCTTTCACGAAATCCGTATCGGGCAGACCTTGCAATTGCGAAACAAATTGGTGGAGGTTTTGCCGGCGGTACATACCGTGCCAGCGGCCGGATTTGCCGTGACGGCGGGGCAGGGATGCTGGGTGTTTACGGGGGATACAGAGCGTAATCCCGCGTTGTGGGCCCGCGTGAACCAGCTCAACGTTGCTATGCTGGTGATCGAGACAGCCTTTAGTAATCGGGAACAGGACCTTGCCAAGCGTAGCTTGCATCTCTCCCCGATGGTTTTGGCAGATGAGCTCGACTGTATTGCCAAGGGAAAGAACTATCCTATTTACATCACGCACACCAAGCCTGCAGAGACCGAGCTGATCATGGCAGAGATACAGCGGTTTGACCAAACCCAGCCGTTTGGACCAAATGTGACACATGACATTCGCTGGCTGCGTGCTGGACAGGAGTTTGATATATGA